Proteins encoded within one genomic window of Nitrospina gracilis 3/211:
- the aspS gene encoding aspartate--tRNA ligase: MTQKFVRTHHCNELREGDLDKTVTLCGWVHTRRDHGGLIFIDLWDKRGLTQVVLNPQIDQLAHQEAQSLRGNYVIAVTGTVRKRPEGMVNPKLETGAIEVYVADLAILNKSETPPFPGWEEAEVSEALRLKHRYLDLRSPELQRNLKTRYDITRVVRNVLHEADFTEVETPMLTKSTPEGARDYLVPSRLNPEKFYALPQSPQLFKQILMVSGLDRYFQITKCFRDEDLRQDRQPEFTQIDMEMSFIDEPQLFQLIESMMKAIYKEVKGIDIPTPFPILKYQDAIDRYGSDKPDLRFDLEIVDLSKEVEGTDFKVFAEALKNGGQVRALNAKKSSEALSRKVLDDLTEVAKTYGAKGMAWIKVNADGLQSPIAKFFKKEMLDAMMAKLGAEVGDTIVFAADTPRIVADSLAHLRLAIGKHLNLIDTSLIRFAWVTEFPLLEWDETEKRYVAMHHPFTSPMDEDLGKMESDPAGMRARAYDLVLNGSEIGGGSIRIHNQDVQKKMFGLLGIGKEEAQVKFGFLLEALQYGAPPHGGIAFGLDRIATILCGAASIRDVIAFPKTQKATCLMTQAPSAIDPKQLKELKLKFDLS, translated from the coding sequence ATGACCCAGAAATTCGTAAGGACCCACCATTGCAATGAATTGCGCGAGGGCGACCTCGACAAAACCGTCACCCTGTGCGGCTGGGTGCACACTCGGCGCGACCACGGCGGACTCATTTTCATCGACCTGTGGGACAAGCGCGGCCTCACGCAGGTGGTGCTGAATCCGCAGATCGACCAGCTCGCCCACCAGGAAGCGCAGTCGCTCCGCGGCAACTACGTCATCGCCGTCACCGGCACCGTGAGAAAACGTCCGGAAGGCATGGTGAACCCGAAGCTGGAAACCGGCGCGATCGAGGTTTATGTCGCCGACCTCGCCATCCTGAACAAATCCGAGACGCCGCCCTTCCCCGGCTGGGAGGAAGCGGAAGTCTCCGAAGCCCTGCGCCTCAAACACCGTTACCTGGACCTGCGCTCGCCGGAACTGCAACGCAATCTCAAGACGCGCTACGACATCACCCGCGTGGTGCGCAACGTCCTGCACGAAGCGGACTTCACCGAAGTCGAGACGCCCATGCTCACCAAGAGCACGCCGGAAGGCGCGCGCGACTACCTGGTGCCGAGCCGCCTCAACCCGGAAAAGTTCTATGCCCTGCCGCAGTCACCGCAGTTGTTCAAACAGATTCTGATGGTGTCCGGACTCGACCGTTATTTCCAGATCACCAAATGCTTCCGCGACGAAGACCTGCGGCAGGACCGCCAGCCGGAGTTCACGCAGATCGACATGGAAATGTCGTTCATCGACGAGCCGCAGTTGTTCCAACTGATCGAGTCGATGATGAAGGCGATTTATAAAGAGGTGAAGGGCATCGACATCCCGACGCCGTTCCCGATTTTGAAATACCAGGACGCGATCGACCGCTACGGCTCGGACAAGCCGGACCTCCGGTTCGATCTGGAGATTGTCGATCTGTCGAAAGAAGTCGAAGGCACCGATTTCAAAGTGTTCGCCGAGGCGCTCAAGAACGGCGGCCAGGTGCGCGCGCTGAATGCCAAGAAAAGTTCGGAAGCGCTGTCGCGCAAGGTGCTCGACGACCTGACCGAAGTCGCCAAGACCTACGGTGCGAAAGGCATGGCGTGGATCAAGGTCAACGCCGACGGGTTGCAGTCGCCCATCGCCAAGTTCTTCAAGAAGGAAATGCTGGACGCGATGATGGCGAAACTCGGCGCGGAGGTGGGCGACACCATCGTCTTCGCCGCCGACACGCCGCGCATCGTCGCCGACTCGCTGGCGCACCTGCGCCTCGCCATCGGCAAGCATTTGAACCTGATCGACACCAGCCTCATCCGCTTCGCGTGGGTCACCGAGTTTCCACTGCTGGAATGGGACGAGACGGAAAAACGCTACGTCGCCATGCACCACCCGTTCACCTCGCCCATGGACGAAGACCTGGGCAAGATGGAATCGGACCCGGCAGGCATGCGGGCGCGGGCGTACGACCTCGTGCTGAACGGCAGTGAGATCGGCGGCGGCAGTATTCGTATCCACAACCAGGACGTGCAGAAAAAGATGTTCGGCCTGCTCGGCATCGGCAAGGAAGAAGCGCAGGTGAAGTTCGGCTTCCTGCTGGAAGCGTTGCAGTACGGCGCACCCCCGCACGGCGGCATTGCGTTCGGACTGGACCGCATCGCCACGATCCTCTGCGGCGCGGCGAGCATCCGTGACGTCATCGCCTTCCCCAAAACGCAGAAGGCGACGTGCCTGATGACGCAGGCTCCCTCCGCCATCGACCCCAAACAACTGAAAGAACTGAAACTCAAGTTCGACCTCTCCTGA
- a CDS encoding 4Fe-4S dicluster domain-containing protein produces MSLRYRLNKERFKGKKLPPKIRTNEDHVSEDQRGDLTSSDMEFEAVRRFKDAVKKPIEESEFSRRGLFSHLNRLKEYSDESERLEAEKNPAKKKKRKKKKKAKAEEGVEIGETGVAEATVDGETEEAVADATSEPASDTAVEEEPKPKKGFFRRVKEYFYPSLEFEQAKPKPKPKPEAAPKPAIAAERDSADGAPTAADAGDATAESAELEAHDASAEIPPEEDEERDPDDKEMDRRYMLRQSVHFFAKPTVDNIQGKIDKVNTAFDRITKRPPLLRPPGAISEREFLNACTRCSDCVNACPKDAILKVPKKMGFLIMDTPYIDPAKVPCVMCDGLPCIAACEEGALLPVPGGPRDVEMGYAILDKKKCQAYGDSFCQQCLIDCPIPGAITQDRESRPTIHKDVCTGCGVCVRSCGTVNIPVAIKVKPQMVIEYQQRKKEREKQKAELEARRQQLKAEQARQETATATEEPPEESGEDSTAPDEPRSEES; encoded by the coding sequence ATGTCGCTCCGCTACCGCCTCAACAAAGAAAGATTCAAGGGCAAAAAACTGCCCCCGAAAATCCGCACGAACGAAGACCACGTCTCCGAGGATCAGCGCGGCGACCTGACTTCCAGCGACATGGAGTTCGAAGCGGTCCGCCGTTTCAAGGACGCGGTGAAGAAACCCATCGAGGAATCGGAATTCTCCCGCCGCGGCCTGTTCTCGCACCTCAACCGGTTGAAAGAGTATTCGGACGAGTCCGAACGCCTCGAAGCCGAAAAAAATCCCGCCAAAAAGAAAAAACGCAAGAAGAAGAAAAAAGCAAAAGCTGAAGAAGGGGTCGAGATTGGTGAAACGGGAGTCGCCGAGGCGACCGTAGATGGGGAAACGGAGGAAGCTGTCGCGGACGCCACGTCAGAGCCTGCATCCGATACGGCGGTCGAAGAAGAACCCAAACCGAAAAAAGGATTCTTCCGCCGGGTGAAGGAATACTTCTACCCTTCCCTCGAATTCGAGCAGGCCAAGCCGAAGCCAAAGCCCAAACCGGAAGCCGCGCCGAAGCCCGCCATCGCCGCCGAACGTGACTCCGCGGACGGCGCGCCCACAGCCGCCGATGCCGGAGACGCGACTGCGGAATCGGCGGAACTGGAAGCGCACGACGCGTCAGCGGAGATTCCACCGGAGGAAGACGAGGAGCGCGATCCGGACGACAAGGAAATGGACCGGCGCTACATGCTCCGCCAGAGTGTCCACTTCTTCGCCAAGCCTACTGTAGACAACATCCAGGGCAAGATCGACAAGGTCAACACCGCCTTCGACCGCATCACCAAGCGCCCGCCGCTTCTGCGCCCGCCGGGGGCCATCTCCGAGCGCGAGTTCCTGAATGCCTGCACGCGGTGCAGCGACTGCGTCAACGCCTGCCCGAAGGACGCCATCCTGAAGGTGCCGAAGAAGATGGGCTTCCTCATCATGGACACGCCGTACATCGACCCGGCCAAGGTGCCCTGCGTCATGTGCGACGGCCTGCCGTGCATCGCCGCCTGCGAGGAAGGCGCGTTGTTGCCGGTGCCGGGCGGCCCGCGCGACGTCGAGATGGGATACGCTATTCTGGACAAGAAAAAGTGCCAGGCCTACGGCGACAGTTTCTGCCAGCAGTGCCTGATCGACTGCCCCATTCCGGGCGCCATCACGCAGGACCGGGAGAGCCGGCCCACCATCCACAAGGACGTGTGCACCGGTTGCGGCGTGTGCGTTCGGTCCTGCGGCACGGTGAACATTCCTGTCGCCATCAAGGTGAAGCCGCAGATGGTCATCGAGTACCAGCAGCGCAAGAAGGAACGCGAGAAACAGAAAGCGGAGCTCGAAGCCCGGCGACAGCAGTTGAAAGCCGAGCAGGCCCGGCAGGAGACCGCCACCGCTACCGAGGAACCTCCGGAGGAAAGCGGGGAGGATTCCACCGCGCCGGACGAACCCCGTTCCGAGGAATCGTGA
- a CDS encoding B12-binding domain-containing radical SAM protein, which yields MNKKVMLIFPPEWVPTAPYLALPSLAAVLRQNGIPTVLKDINVEAFDHYFTQNYLEFVRERIQGRLMRLMEKEQKEGLTDEERQLKEGFIQYTYVDIPHHAKKVERAKEITRGPEFYEVEKLEWALNAFREVMEFISISYYPASINFYPVESNLNVYRPWVSEDLFRAPHDRDVNIYIDLCERLVYPAIDEEQPDVIGISIGTPVQLMAGMTFAQLIRKKYPDIHVTVGGNITTRLKDEIAKKPKFFDRAFHSLVAYEGEHALVELVRALEDGRPLSDVPNLIWKDETGQVRVNDKLHTERVNELPIPDFDGMPFDKYFVPDKILPYLGTRGCYWGKCTFCDHGAGYIDQYRAKHADRIIEELKEMKEKYQAKHILFTDESFPPALFRKLPPMMIDAKLDLFWTTLIRFEESLLDPECWEMAAKSGCRSLYFGLESANERIIKLVKKDTKIDVAIKNLNEAKRVGIWSHVMGFFGFPSETQEEAEDTRRFLLDNQDIIHSVEMYFFVLYKHAPVWDMMEETKIDVQVNPEHDLALDYYYTPENGLSIPEAMQRYQQFYRDDYDPWALRVNAREHVYLYITHFGTNDLPQLYVRNHPESQTQMAPEVIL from the coding sequence ATGAATAAAAAAGTGATGCTCATTTTTCCGCCGGAATGGGTGCCTACAGCCCCTTACCTGGCTTTGCCCAGCCTGGCGGCGGTTCTCCGCCAGAACGGCATCCCCACCGTGTTGAAAGACATCAACGTCGAGGCGTTCGACCATTATTTCACCCAGAATTATCTGGAGTTTGTCCGGGAGCGTATACAGGGTCGTCTGATGCGCCTGATGGAAAAAGAGCAGAAAGAGGGACTGACCGACGAGGAGCGCCAGCTCAAGGAAGGGTTCATCCAGTACACCTACGTGGACATTCCGCACCATGCGAAAAAAGTTGAGCGGGCGAAAGAAATCACCCGGGGCCCGGAGTTCTACGAAGTGGAAAAGCTGGAATGGGCGCTCAATGCATTCCGCGAGGTGATGGAGTTCATCTCCATTTCCTATTACCCGGCGTCGATCAATTTTTACCCTGTTGAGAGCAACCTCAACGTGTACCGGCCCTGGGTGTCGGAAGACCTGTTCCGCGCGCCGCACGACCGCGACGTGAACATCTACATCGACCTGTGCGAGCGGCTGGTGTACCCGGCCATCGATGAAGAACAGCCGGACGTGATTGGCATCTCCATCGGCACGCCGGTGCAGTTGATGGCGGGCATGACGTTCGCCCAGCTCATCCGCAAAAAGTATCCGGATATCCACGTCACCGTCGGCGGCAACATCACCACCCGCCTGAAAGACGAAATCGCCAAAAAGCCGAAATTTTTCGACCGCGCGTTTCATTCGCTCGTCGCCTACGAGGGCGAGCACGCACTGGTGGAACTGGTGCGTGCGCTGGAGGACGGACGTCCGCTCTCTGATGTACCGAACCTGATCTGGAAGGATGAAACGGGGCAGGTGCGGGTGAACGACAAGCTCCACACCGAACGCGTCAACGAGCTTCCGATCCCGGATTTCGACGGCATGCCGTTCGACAAGTATTTCGTCCCGGACAAAATCCTGCCGTACCTCGGCACGCGCGGCTGTTACTGGGGCAAGTGCACCTTCTGCGATCACGGCGCGGGGTACATCGACCAGTACCGCGCCAAGCACGCCGACCGCATCATCGAAGAACTGAAGGAGATGAAGGAGAAGTACCAGGCGAAGCACATCCTGTTCACCGACGAGTCGTTCCCGCCGGCCTTGTTCCGGAAACTGCCGCCGATGATGATCGACGCCAAACTCGACCTGTTCTGGACCACACTGATCCGTTTCGAGGAATCCCTGCTGGATCCGGAATGCTGGGAGATGGCGGCGAAGTCCGGGTGCCGCAGTCTGTACTTCGGGCTGGAGTCGGCGAACGAACGCATCATCAAGCTGGTCAAGAAGGACACCAAGATCGACGTCGCCATCAAAAATTTGAATGAGGCGAAGCGCGTCGGTATCTGGAGCCACGTCATGGGCTTTTTCGGGTTCCCCAGCGAAACGCAGGAGGAAGCCGAAGACACGCGCCGCTTCCTGCTCGACAACCAGGACATCATTCATTCGGTGGAGATGTATTTCTTCGTGCTCTACAAGCACGCGCCGGTGTGGGACATGATGGAGGAGACGAAGATCGACGTGCAGGTCAACCCGGAACACGACCTGGCACTCGATTACTACTACACTCCGGAGAACGGCCTTTCCATCCCGGAAGCGATGCAACGCTACCAGCAGTTTTACCGCGACGACTATGACCCGTGGGCATTGCGCGTCAACGCCCGCGAGCACGTGTACCTGTACATCACCCACTTCGGCACCAACGACCTGCCGCAACTCTACGTACGCAACCATCCCGAATCGCAAACCCAGATGGCCCCTGAAGTCATCCTGTAG
- a CDS encoding tetratricopeptide repeat protein, which translates to METKESQKNDPRGEGRKYEKMGLSCLQKNQLVEAESHFMTALDHMKQAGDELGQAYVLGNLGNLNFQSKHFDKAEEFYSESLTLMEKLNDRMGIESTLGNLGHVNLYKGELDKAEEQYAKVLKLVEEDKNVQAQVLYSENLGNIALQKKDFAAAEKYFETARSALLSQKEDADKLSFVEEQLKTLRAHPDYLASKEEAARPEIERLKKENRTQELIQKYQDLEEMFYQAQRFDKVTEITRKIVGVLENLNDKQSIAISYANLGGTLMQEGVSGKPEYLDPAEENFLKALEYIEEKQDQKRKSYLLGNLGVIQLHKKNLDKAGEYYEQSLKLMIDLRDQLGEARGYANLGRVESLKENWDGAIGQFEKSLEIMEKLENRPGMAQQYEALGEIYLKKENLDKAEDYLQRAQAMYEALKDTQSLAIVQDRLVYIVSHPKMLEKREAEILNDLKDAESKQDDNRRIAAIKELSNVYFLADDLDKVQKTLEDALAIQEKIKDEGGSSTTLANLASVCEQKQELEKADSFYEQAIAIREEQSKEHPGLPDLYSNRVHVLLQLNRLEKAEKVVNQSLKVNRKRNNMKGLISDYRNLGNLSLQKTDWAAAEKSYLEALELNKQAGNKREMAEDYRNQCNLYLQKEDWKQAEKYCKNALEIAESLKDIRNACYDHRTLATIYNGLNERAKEEPHYKAALEYSRRMNDPKEICIDLRNVGNINMEKGYTEKAEQSLMEALDLSQKYLEKSEQAENYRSLGNYFFRRGNHPEAEKHYLKALEYTRELDDKVGMAKDCTFMGNLKFRGQNYEEGDAYFVQASDLFKQAKHIPNLVQLYMTVARLNLAESRKDECEKYLKNAEEVAKELGNPEKLMASIEHLRKMTERIDKK; encoded by the coding sequence ATGGAAACCAAGGAATCCCAAAAGAACGACCCGCGCGGCGAAGGCCGCAAATACGAAAAGATGGGCCTGTCCTGCCTGCAGAAAAACCAGCTCGTGGAAGCCGAATCTCATTTCATGACCGCCCTCGATCACATGAAGCAGGCGGGTGACGAACTGGGGCAGGCCTACGTGCTTGGCAACCTGGGCAACCTGAATTTTCAAAGCAAGCATTTTGACAAGGCGGAGGAGTTTTACTCCGAATCGCTCACGCTAATGGAAAAGCTGAATGACCGTATGGGCATCGAAAGCACCCTGGGCAACCTCGGTCACGTCAATCTCTACAAAGGCGAACTTGACAAGGCGGAGGAGCAGTACGCGAAAGTGCTCAAGCTGGTGGAGGAAGACAAAAACGTGCAGGCACAGGTGCTTTACAGCGAAAACCTGGGCAACATTGCTCTGCAGAAAAAGGATTTCGCCGCGGCGGAAAAATATTTTGAAACCGCGCGTTCGGCCCTGCTGTCGCAAAAAGAAGACGCCGACAAACTGAGCTTCGTTGAAGAACAGCTCAAAACCCTGCGCGCTCACCCGGATTACCTCGCTTCGAAAGAAGAGGCCGCCCGTCCGGAGATCGAGAGGCTGAAAAAGGAAAACCGGACACAGGAACTCATCCAGAAATACCAGGACCTGGAAGAGATGTTCTACCAGGCCCAGCGTTTCGACAAGGTAACGGAAATCACCCGGAAAATCGTGGGGGTACTGGAAAACCTCAACGACAAACAGTCCATCGCCATCAGTTACGCCAACCTGGGCGGCACGCTGATGCAGGAAGGTGTCTCCGGCAAACCGGAATACCTCGACCCGGCAGAAGAGAATTTCCTCAAGGCCCTCGAATACATCGAGGAGAAGCAGGACCAGAAGCGCAAATCCTACCTGCTGGGTAACCTGGGGGTCATTCAACTGCACAAAAAGAACCTGGACAAAGCCGGTGAGTATTACGAACAGTCACTCAAACTGATGATCGACCTGCGCGACCAGCTGGGCGAGGCCCGCGGCTACGCCAACCTGGGCCGGGTGGAGAGCCTGAAGGAAAACTGGGACGGGGCGATTGGACAGTTCGAGAAGTCGCTGGAGATCATGGAGAAGCTGGAAAACCGGCCGGGCATGGCCCAGCAATACGAGGCGCTCGGCGAAATCTATCTTAAGAAGGAAAATCTGGACAAAGCCGAAGACTACCTGCAACGCGCACAGGCCATGTACGAAGCGCTCAAGGACACCCAGAGCCTGGCCATTGTGCAGGACCGCCTGGTGTACATCGTCAGTCATCCCAAAATGCTGGAGAAGCGCGAGGCTGAAATCCTGAACGACCTGAAGGATGCGGAAAGCAAACAGGATGACAACCGGCGCATCGCCGCGATCAAGGAACTCAGCAACGTGTATTTTCTGGCTGACGACCTCGACAAGGTGCAGAAAACGCTGGAAGACGCGCTGGCGATCCAGGAAAAGATCAAGGACGAAGGCGGGAGCAGTACCACGCTGGCGAACCTGGCGAGCGTGTGCGAGCAGAAACAGGAGTTGGAGAAAGCCGATTCCTTTTACGAACAGGCCATCGCCATCCGGGAAGAACAGTCGAAGGAGCATCCCGGCCTGCCTGACCTGTACAGCAACCGCGTTCATGTCCTGCTCCAGCTCAACCGGCTGGAAAAAGCGGAGAAGGTGGTCAACCAGTCGCTCAAGGTCAACCGCAAACGCAACAACATGAAGGGGCTCATCAGCGATTACCGCAACCTCGGCAACCTGAGTCTGCAGAAAACCGACTGGGCCGCCGCTGAGAAAAGTTACCTGGAAGCACTTGAACTCAACAAGCAGGCAGGAAACAAACGCGAGATGGCAGAGGATTACCGCAACCAGTGCAACCTCTACCTGCAGAAAGAAGACTGGAAGCAGGCGGAGAAATACTGCAAAAACGCCCTCGAGATCGCCGAGTCACTGAAGGACATCCGCAACGCCTGTTACGATCACCGCACGCTGGCCACCATTTACAACGGACTCAACGAGCGGGCCAAGGAGGAGCCCCATTACAAGGCCGCCCTGGAGTATTCACGCAGGATGAACGATCCGAAAGAAATTTGTATCGATTTGCGCAATGTGGGCAACATCAATATGGAAAAGGGGTACACCGAAAAAGCCGAACAGAGTTTGATGGAAGCTCTGGACCTGTCTCAGAAATACCTTGAGAAAAGTGAGCAGGCGGAGAACTACCGCAGTCTCGGCAACTACTTCTTCCGGCGCGGCAACCATCCCGAAGCGGAAAAGCATTATCTCAAGGCGCTCGAATACACCCGGGAACTGGACGACAAGGTGGGAATGGCGAAAGACTGCACCTTTATGGGCAACCTCAAATTCCGCGGCCAGAATTACGAGGAAGGCGACGCGTACTTTGTGCAGGCCTCCGATTTGTTCAAGCAGGCCAAGCACATTCCGAACCTCGTGCAGTTGTACATGACCGTCGCCCGGCTCAACCTGGCGGAGTCGCGCAAGGACGAATGCGAAAAGTACCTGAAGAACGCCGAGGAGGTGGCGAAGGAACTGGGCAATCCGGAGAAGTTGATGGCATCTATCGAGCACCTTCGGAAAATGACCGAACGCATCGACAAGAAATAA
- a CDS encoding TorD/DmsD family molecular chaperone, which translates to MAETKEVSKKQQDEILLKFGETGSLEEIKEQRISLHLARGRVYDILSNAFSYPWNRKFFRPKSLLEPLDVLLLNEEDWGTAKEAVNRFGKYLPRMALKQVQQEYVRVFGHAVSQECPPYEMQYGTEGGIQSQTDVLIQLGGFYETFGFEFPKSRGKERVDHIAVELAFMGYLCFREAYGITNDHDEKKIAIVRQSVKKFLRNHLGRWTPLFSIFTARKAERGLYKDLVDVLSLFIHNECVLLDVKPIKVEEPEYRSLSYSMENDLIANAPAECEPVK; encoded by the coding sequence ATGGCCGAGACCAAAGAAGTTAGCAAGAAGCAACAAGACGAGATCCTGCTGAAGTTCGGGGAAACGGGAAGCCTTGAGGAAATCAAGGAACAACGGATTTCCCTGCACCTCGCCCGCGGCCGGGTCTACGATATTTTGTCCAATGCGTTCAGCTACCCTTGGAACCGCAAGTTTTTCCGCCCCAAATCCCTGCTGGAACCGTTGGATGTCTTGTTGCTTAATGAAGAAGACTGGGGCACCGCCAAGGAAGCTGTCAATCGGTTCGGTAAATACCTGCCGCGCATGGCCCTCAAACAGGTGCAACAGGAATATGTCCGCGTTTTCGGTCACGCGGTCTCCCAGGAATGCCCCCCTTATGAAATGCAGTACGGCACCGAGGGTGGCATTCAGTCCCAAACCGACGTTTTGATCCAGTTGGGCGGTTTTTACGAAACGTTCGGCTTCGAGTTCCCGAAAAGCCGGGGCAAGGAGCGTGTGGACCATATTGCTGTCGAGCTGGCCTTCATGGGCTACTTGTGTTTCCGCGAGGCTTACGGTATCACTAATGACCACGATGAGAAAAAAATTGCCATCGTCCGCCAGAGCGTGAAAAAATTCCTGCGCAACCACCTCGGCCGGTGGACACCGCTGTTTTCCATCTTTACGGCCCGCAAGGCGGAACGGGGACTGTACAAGGACCTGGTCGATGTGCTGTCGCTTTTCATTCATAACGAATGTGTTCTTCTCGACGTGAAGCCGATCAAGGTGGAAGAGCCCGAATACCGTTCGTTGTCCTACAGCATGGAAAACGACCTTATCGCCAACGCTCCGGCGGAGTGTGAACCGGTCAAGTAA
- a CDS encoding ethylbenzene dehydrogenase-related protein, whose product MASLKALVWAFCFFLLLLMVAPAGAVTIEALRLKKAIPLNPSDPFWSRTGGQPKPEIIDLMPQMITNPMWPNPSTKWVMVQAAINEEDIAIRLEWVDATRNDILVQSQQYRDQAALMFPVDQQGPVPPFTMGAEGEPVNIWQWKATWDKEGAGQAGNEMMQDIEDQYHYMAMGSGSYYIYEPDEGLKLTDERHKHFSERQTFIDSGMGKNEGVYNPGRATGNILSDNTLRHSPVEDLNAEGFSTLTTQAEQNVDGYGNWSNNRWAVVFKRSLKTGDTNDTQFVGGKTAIAFAIWNGRNKERNGQKGVTPFHDLVYR is encoded by the coding sequence ATGGCAAGTTTGAAAGCCCTGGTGTGGGCATTTTGTTTTTTCCTTCTTCTGTTGATGGTCGCCCCGGCCGGGGCGGTCACCATAGAAGCCCTCCGTTTAAAAAAAGCCATCCCCCTCAACCCATCCGATCCGTTTTGGTCCCGAACCGGGGGCCAACCCAAGCCGGAAATCATCGACTTGATGCCCCAGATGATCACCAATCCCATGTGGCCGAATCCGTCCACCAAATGGGTCATGGTGCAGGCTGCGATTAATGAAGAGGATATTGCCATCCGGTTGGAATGGGTGGATGCCACCCGCAACGATATCCTCGTACAATCCCAGCAGTACCGGGACCAGGCCGCCTTGATGTTTCCTGTAGATCAGCAGGGGCCGGTACCGCCATTCACCATGGGTGCGGAGGGAGAGCCGGTCAACATCTGGCAATGGAAAGCAACGTGGGATAAAGAAGGTGCGGGCCAGGCCGGCAACGAGATGATGCAGGACATCGAGGACCAGTACCATTACATGGCTATGGGTTCCGGAAGTTATTACATCTATGAACCGGACGAGGGCTTGAAGCTTACCGACGAGCGCCACAAGCATTTCAGCGAACGGCAAACATTCATCGATTCGGGAATGGGTAAAAACGAAGGGGTTTACAATCCGGGGCGTGCAACGGGTAATATTCTTTCCGACAACACATTGCGCCATTCTCCGGTGGAAGACCTCAACGCCGAAGGCTTCAGCACACTCACCACGCAGGCGGAGCAGAACGTGGACGGCTACGGCAATTGGAGCAACAACCGATGGGCCGTGGTGTTCAAACGCTCGCTCAAAACCGGTGACACCAACGATACGCAGTTCGTGGGCGGCAAAACCGCTATCGCCTTTGCCATCTGGAACGGCCGCAACAAAGAGAGAAACGGCCAGAAAGGCGTCACTCCCTTCCATGACCTGGTTTACCGCTGA